A stretch of the Luteimonas sp. JM171 genome encodes the following:
- a CDS encoding urea carboxylase-associated family protein produces MSGSVTERIEPCSGRAVELEAGDELVVIDPEGQQVSDLTAFSREDMDEYLSSGRSIDYASKLWLTTGDLLYSNRSRPMFTILEDTCGRHDFTLTPCSKRMFELLYGEEEGRPGCEGNLARALAPYGITTDRVPTAFNIFMHVAVDCDTGRIEVRPPLSKAGDFIRLRAEMPMVVAMTACSAGQSNNFRYKPIDFRIERVGAR; encoded by the coding sequence GTGAGCGGAAGCGTGACGGAACGGATCGAGCCCTGTTCGGGCAGGGCGGTGGAGCTTGAGGCAGGCGACGAACTGGTGGTGATCGACCCCGAGGGGCAGCAGGTCAGCGACCTGACGGCCTTCTCGCGCGAGGACATGGATGAATACCTGTCGTCCGGCCGTTCGATCGATTACGCCTCCAAATTGTGGCTGACGACCGGAGACCTGCTGTACTCCAACCGCAGCCGGCCGATGTTCACCATCCTCGAGGACACCTGCGGGCGCCATGACTTCACCCTGACCCCGTGCTCGAAGCGGATGTTCGAGCTGCTCTACGGCGAGGAGGAAGGGCGGCCGGGGTGCGAGGGCAACCTGGCCAGGGCGCTGGCGCCCTACGGCATCACCACCGACCGGGTGCCCACCGCCTTCAACATCTTCATGCACGTTGCGGTCGACTGCGACACCGGCCGCATCGAGGTGCGGCCGCCCCTCAGCAAGGCCGGTGACTTCATTCGCCTGCGGGCCGAGATGCCGATGGTGGTGGCGATGACCGCGTGTTCGGCCGGCCAGTCGAACAACTTCCGCTACAAGCCGATCGATTTCCGCATCGAGCGCGTCGGCGCGCGCTGA
- the gntA gene encoding guanitoxin biosynthesis heme-dependent pre-guanitoxin N-hydroxylase GntA: protein MSMTAAACHHAGHDHTPSRADAFRDFVAADHFPCVGAKAALSRGTMEIAELGRLGSRSNDAILLDGITRFARYLERRPGDDLTLHTWVAVFDGPRDTDEKRFEALLWAQLQRLHDLDVSRGSRWSGEVSSDPDDPRFSLSLGGHPFFVIGLHPGASRQARRFDWPAMVFNSHHQFDRLRADGRYGRMQAAIRKRDGALQGSINPNLADFGDASEARQYSGREVEPDWRCPLRVRSKG from the coding sequence ATGAGCATGACAGCCGCCGCCTGCCACCATGCGGGCCATGACCACACGCCTTCCCGCGCCGATGCCTTCCGCGACTTCGTCGCCGCCGACCATTTCCCCTGCGTCGGCGCCAAGGCCGCCCTGTCGCGTGGAACGATGGAAATCGCCGAGCTCGGCCGGCTTGGCAGCCGCTCCAACGATGCCATCCTGCTGGACGGGATCACCCGGTTTGCGAGGTACCTGGAGCGACGCCCCGGGGACGACCTCACCCTGCACACCTGGGTGGCGGTCTTCGACGGGCCGCGGGACACCGACGAGAAGCGCTTCGAGGCGCTGCTGTGGGCGCAGTTGCAGCGCCTGCACGATCTGGACGTGTCGCGCGGCTCCCGTTGGTCGGGCGAGGTCAGCAGTGACCCGGATGACCCCCGCTTCAGCCTGAGCCTGGGCGGGCATCCGTTCTTCGTCATCGGATTGCATCCGGGCGCCTCCCGGCAGGCCCGCCGCTTTGACTGGCCGGCGATGGTGTTCAACTCCCACCACCAGTTCGACCGCCTGCGGGCCGACGGGCGCTATGGGCGGATGCAGGCGGCCATCCGCAAGCGCGACGGCGCGCTGCAGGGGTCGATCAATCCCAATCTTGCCGACTTTGGTGATGCCAGCGAGGCGCGGCAGTACAGTGGACGCGAGGTGGAGCCGGATTGGCGCTGCCCGCTGCGTGTAAGGAGCAAGGGGTGA
- a CDS encoding GNAT family N-acetyltransferase → MIRPLRAEDAPALYAAVQASVASLSYWFPWCSPGYSLADAQARVARCTVTWKRGTEYGFGIFDAGGQGLLGMVGLSDLHDVRRSANLGYWVGERHRGRGVATRAASMVAAIAFGELGLVRLELVMLPHNDASRRVAERLGAVYEETIEGRLVFQGRPAAALVFALRRGQ, encoded by the coding sequence ATGATCAGGCCGCTGCGCGCCGAGGATGCCCCGGCGCTGTATGCGGCGGTGCAGGCCTCGGTGGCGTCGCTTTCGTACTGGTTCCCGTGGTGCAGCCCGGGCTATTCGCTCGCCGATGCCCAGGCCCGGGTGGCCCGTTGCACGGTGACCTGGAAGCGGGGAACGGAGTACGGATTCGGGATTTTCGACGCCGGCGGCCAGGGCCTGCTCGGCATGGTTGGCCTGAGCGACCTGCATGACGTCAGGCGTTCGGCCAACCTGGGCTACTGGGTGGGGGAGCGGCACCGGGGCCGCGGGGTGGCCACACGTGCGGCCTCCATGGTGGCCGCGATCGCGTTCGGGGAACTGGGCCTGGTGCGGCTGGAACTGGTGATGCTGCCCCACAACGACGCCAGCCGCCGGGTGGCCGAGCGGCTGGGCGCGGTGTATGAGGAAACGATTGAGGGTCGGCTGGTGTTCCAGGGCAGGCCGGCGGCTGCGCTGGTCTTCGCGCTGCGCCGCGGTCAGTAG
- a CDS encoding biotin/lipoate A/B protein ligase family protein — translation MSRTDWTDHDWHLVHEAPQAPAMHMALDDVMLDEVAAGRRPPTLRIWEWGGPAVVMGRFQSLRNEVDMEAAQRHGIEVVRRISGGGAMFIEPGNTITYSIVAPDSLVAGMNFEQAYGFMDQWVIEALGGLGIKAWYQPLNDITSEAGKIAGAAQTRRRGVVLHHVTMAYDIDAVKMMDVLRIGREKLSDKGTKSALKRVDPLRSQTGLPRAEVIAHMVRTFGERHDGLKPDTLHPDELGRAQVQVRERFGTPEWTALLP, via the coding sequence ATGAGCCGCACCGACTGGACCGATCACGATTGGCATCTGGTGCACGAGGCGCCGCAGGCCCCGGCCATGCACATGGCGCTTGATGACGTGATGCTCGACGAGGTGGCTGCCGGCCGCCGCCCGCCGACCCTGCGGATCTGGGAGTGGGGCGGCCCGGCGGTGGTGATGGGGCGGTTCCAGTCCCTGCGCAACGAAGTGGACATGGAGGCGGCGCAGCGGCACGGGATCGAAGTGGTGCGCCGGATCAGCGGCGGCGGCGCGATGTTCATCGAACCGGGCAACACCATCACCTACTCGATCGTGGCGCCGGATTCGCTGGTGGCGGGGATGAACTTCGAGCAGGCCTACGGCTTCATGGACCAGTGGGTGATCGAGGCTCTGGGCGGGCTGGGGATCAAGGCGTGGTACCAGCCGCTCAACGACATCACCTCCGAGGCGGGCAAGATCGCCGGCGCGGCGCAGACCCGGCGGCGTGGGGTGGTCCTCCACCACGTCACCATGGCCTACGACATCGACGCGGTGAAGATGATGGACGTGCTGCGCATCGGCCGAGAAAAGCTCTCCGACAAGGGCACCAAGAGCGCGCTCAAGCGCGTGGACCCGCTTCGCAGCCAGACGGGCCTGCCGCGGGCCGAGGTGATCGCGCACATGGTGCGGACCTTCGGCGAGCGCCACGACGGGCTCAAGCCCGATACCCTGCATCCGGACGAACTGGGGCGCGCGCAGGTGCAGGTGCGCGAACGGTTTGGCACCCCGGAGTGGACGGCGCTGCTGCCCTGA
- a CDS encoding biotin--protein ligase: MDTPDDIAHGEYKVPGGKLVVVDLRMAGGRMAGVQVSGDFFLEPASALDDINAALDGLPVDIGQDELAARVQGAMGDAEPYGITAQGVAEAVRRALDAAGGAQGVGE, translated from the coding sequence ATGGATACTCCCGACGATATCGCCCACGGCGAATACAAGGTGCCCGGCGGCAAGCTGGTGGTGGTCGACCTGCGGATGGCAGGCGGCCGGATGGCTGGCGTGCAGGTGAGTGGCGATTTCTTCCTCGAGCCGGCCAGCGCGCTGGATGACATCAATGCCGCCCTCGACGGGCTGCCGGTGGATATCGGGCAAGACGAGCTGGCAGCACGCGTGCAGGGGGCCATGGGCGATGCCGAGCCCTACGGCATTACCGCCCAGGGCGTGGCGGAGGCGGTGCGACGGGCGCTGGATGCTGCCGGTGGCGCGCAGGGAGTCGGCGAATGA